The sequence below is a genomic window from Brachyspira sp. SAP_772.
TTTATCTTTAGTTATAGCTTTTTTTATTCCATACTCTATAGCAAAAATCACTCCTATAGCAACAGCCTCACCATGAAGCAATACACCATACCCAGCAGCATTTTCCACACTATGCCCAATAGTATGACCAAAGTTTAAAAACATTCTCTCTTTTTTCTCTTTATAATCAATCTCTACTATATGACCCTTCAATTCACAATTTCTCTTAAGAATAAAATCCATATCAAAGTTATTATTATTATTTTCTAAATATTCTAAAAGTTTTTTATCAAATAAAAATGCATGCTTAATAACTTCAGCCATACCCGCATTAAACTCTCTMTTTGGAAGCGTATTTAAAACATCACTATCCATTATAACAAGTCTAGGGCTATGAAAAGCACCCACTAGATTTTTACCTTCTTTAATGTTAATTCCTGTCTTTCCGCCCACAGAAGAATCAACGCAAGCAAGAAGTGTTGTAGGTATCTGTACAAAATCAATACCCCTCATCCAAGTAGCAGCAGCATACCCAGCCATATCCCCTATAACACCGCC
It includes:
- a CDS encoding 3-dehydroquinate synthase, yielding GGVIGDMAGYAAATWMRGIDFVQIPTTLLACVDSSVGGKTGINIKEGKNLVGAFHSPRLVIMDSDVLNTLPXREFNAGMAEVIKHAFLFDKKLLEYLENNNNNFDMDFILKRNCELKGHIVEIDYKEKKERMFLNFGHTIGHSVENAAGYGVLLHGEAVAIGVIFAIEYGIKKAITKDK